A single window of Culicoides brevitarsis isolate CSIRO-B50_1 chromosome 3, AGI_CSIRO_Cbre_v1, whole genome shotgun sequence DNA harbors:
- the LOC134834141 gene encoding LOW QUALITY PROTEIN: mRNA cap guanine-N7 methyltransferase (The sequence of the model RefSeq protein was modified relative to this genomic sequence to represent the inferred CDS: inserted 1 base in 1 codon), which yields MEQNHDYKHQRNHDEDQGTDHQHSSKYQRAEGPNSRVVATHYNNIEEKGLAERLKSKIFHMRNFNNWVKSMLITEFVYKIRNQNPRDHRMKVLDLCCGKGGDLLKWQKANIGHLICTDIADVSLEQCKERYNTTKARNHRTFSAEFFAADATHVVLRDLYQDPXTKIDLTSCQFAFHYCFESMPQAEMMLRNASETLRPGGYFIGTMPDAYEIMARHQKSKDTKKFGNDIYHIELEFDTDEQPPFFGAKYNFHLEEAVDCPEFLVYWPCLVKLAENFKLKPVLMETFEDFYKRKIQYGRDLARRMRVFEPYSLQERDLSYDDPAEYQHARDYLRERRRHDRYQVDTLSKSEWEAISLYCVFAFQKVEE from the exons atggaacaaaatcaCGACTACAAACACCAGAGAAACCACGATGAGGACCAAGGAACGGATCACCAACATAGCTCAAAGTATCAGAGAGCGGAGGGTCCCAATTCCCGCGTTGTGGCAACGCATTACAACAACATCGAGGAGAAAGGCCTCGCCGAAAGACTGAAATCGAAAATCTTCCACATGCGGAACTTCAACAATTGGGTCAAAAGTATGCTCATCACGGAATTTGTGTACAAAATCCGGAACCAAAATCCGCGCGATCACCGCATGAAAGTGCTCGATTTGTGCTGCGGCAAGGGCGGCGATCTGCTGAAATGGCAAAAAGCGAATATCGGTCACTTGATTTGCACAGATATCGCCGACGTGAGTCTGGAGCAGTGCAAGGAGCGGTATAACACGACAAAAGCTCGCAACCACCGGACATTTTCGGCGGAATTTTTTGCCGCAGATGCCACACACGTCGTTTTGCGGGACTTGTACCAAGATC AGACCAAAATAGACTTGACGAGTTGTCAGTTTGCCTTCCATTACTGCTTTGAGTCGATGCCACAGGCGGAAATGATGCTGCGAAATGCCTCGGAAACCCTCCGACCGGGCGGATATTTTATCGGGACCATGCCAGATGCCTACGAAATCATGGCGCGTCACCAAAAGTcaaaagacacgaaaaaattcGGCAACGATATTTATCATATCGAGTTGGAGTTCGATACGGATGAGCAACCGCCCTTTTTTGGGGCCAAATATAACTTTCATCTGGAAGAAGCGGTCGATTGTCCGGAATTTCTCGTGTATTGGCCCTGTCTCGTCAAATTGGCGGAGAATTTTAAGCTGAAACCGGTGCTTATGGAAACCTTTGAGGACTTTTATAagcgaaaaattcaatatggACGCGATTTGGCTCGCAGAATGAGAGTTTTTGAACCATATTCCTTACAAGAACGGGATTTGTCGTATGATGATCCAGCGGAATATCAACATGCGAGAGATTATCTCAGAGAAAGACGCCGTCACGACAGATATCAAGTGGATACGTTATCGAAATCTGAGTGGGAAGCGatat
- the LOC134835005 gene encoding vesicle transport protein SEC20, whose translation MFGAKHNIQKDLAELRQQIVENSLELQAVTQDILACKGPRSELEHLNECGRAKISALRKCIERLDDYSSDLSDPQIYKEVNLHRESFSKSLQAFRKANIQTMLEIEKTDRVDLLASVSKVVGGNETDGTRHRTGAGLAKKAGVVSQHESVTEKMLSISRHLSDTTQKSAATLETLVASSVSVEGTSEELQNTAGTIQQSGKLLKKYGRRECTDKILLFFAFSFFIACVIYIVQKRLF comes from the exons atgtttggtgCTAAGCATAACATTCAAAAAGACTTGGCAGAACTTCGACAACAAATTGTGGAAAATAGTTTGGAGCTGCAAGCAGTAACCCAA GATATTCTCGCTTGCAAAGGACCCCGTTCCGAGCTGGAACACCTCAATGAATGCGGACGTGCCAAAATTAGTGCATTAAGGAAATGTATCGAGCGCCTAGATGACTACTCGTCGGACCTAAGTGATCCCCAAATTTACAAAGAAGTTAATTTACATCGAGAAAGTTTTAGCAA atCATTACAAGCTTTCCGCAAAGCCAACATCCAGACAATGTTAGAAATAGAGAAAACTGATCGTGTCGACTTACTGGCGAGTGTGTCAAAAGTTGTGGGCGGCAACGAGACAGACGGAACGCGACATCGCACGGGAGCTGGTTTGGCAAAGAAGGCGGGCGTCGTGTCACAGCATGAGAGTGTCACGGAAAAAATGCTTTCGATATCGCGGCATTTGTCAGACACGACACAGAAGAGCGCCGCCACACTCGAAACTCTAGTCGCGTCCAGTGTCAGTGTCGAAGGCACGAGCGAAGAGCTCCAAAATACCGCCGGCACCATCCAACAGTCCGgcaaattgctcaaaaagtACGGAAGACGCGAATGCACGGACaagattttactttttttcgcattttccttttttattgccTGCGTCATTTACATCGTGCAAAAAAGACTCTTTTAA